Proteins encoded in a region of the Pieris brassicae chromosome 3, ilPieBrab1.1, whole genome shotgun sequence genome:
- the LOC123707298 gene encoding exportin-2: MEVTDENLATLANYLQQTLNPDPNIRRPAEKFLESVEINQNYAILLLHLIDKESADLTIRIAAAITFKNYIKRNWSVEEFGQDRIHAADRETIKTLIVSLMLKSPESIQRQFSDAVSIIGKTDFPEKWPGLISEMVEKFATGDFHVINGILRTAHSLFKRYRYEFKSQKLWEEIKHVLENFAKPLTDLFVATIDLTTKHADNPQALKIIYNSLVLISKVFYSLNYQDLPEFFEDNMPIWMPNLLNLLQVKVPSLESKDDDDKPGVMEELRTEVCECAALYALKYEEEFGPYAPGFVTAVWNVLLSTSTHARYDGLVSNALTFLAKVAEKNSYKSLFEDPATLSSICEKVVIPNMEFRESDMELFEDNPEEYVRRDIEGSDVDTRRRAACDLVRTLAVHYEQKIMATFGQYVEVMLKKYEDSGRTAWRGKDTALFLVTSLASRGSTQAAGVTRASPLVDLAQFAQAHVLPELEKPNVNDVPVLKADALKYVMTFRSLLPNDLLVTAFPLLVRHVNGRGVVCTYGACAVEKMIAGGMVPRQVIEPHAPALLAALFNALGNAADPTEHNEYVMKAILRTLSCLRESALSYLGEALPKLASLLAAVTKNPCKPHFNHYLFETLSLSVSLVVKANPEAIAAFEDALFPIFQEVLQNDVQEFMPYVFQMLSLLLELRGERGAGGDGEAYGALLPCLVAPPLWERAANVRPLVRLLCAFIATREHLVRTSGKLPAMLGVFQKLIASKTNDHEGFYLVQTMLYKFGTTDMQQYTKQIMTLLFQRLSSSKTTKYVRGLIAFLGFFAAHFGADPLVDVIDSIQANMFAMYVERVLIPDLQKVSGALERKASAVGCVKLLCDSAHFVRGPLAHLWPGLLQALISLFELPVDETSLPDDHFIEVDDAPGYQAQYSQLACARANSADPLASIEDPKRYLVENLSLLSQSNPGLLPPRIAAMDEPHRNALQMYLAGSSVQIC; encoded by the exons ATGGAAGTTACTGATGAAAACCTTGCCACATTAGCCAATTACTTACAACAAACACTGAACCCGGACCCGAACATTCGAAGGCCGG CTGAAAAATTCTTAGAGAGTGTTGAAATTAACCAAAACTATGCTATACTATTATTACACCTCATTGACAAAGAATCTGCAGATCTTACAATTCGAATTGCTGCAGCTATTACATTCAAGAATTACATCAAGAGAAATTGGTCTGtg GAGGAATTTGGGCAGGATCGCATACATGCAGCCGACAGGGAAACCATCAAAACTCTCATAGTATCTCTAATGTTAAAATCACCTGAGTCTATTCAGAGACAATTTAGTGATGCTGTATCCATTATTGGCAAGACTGACTTCCCTGAGAAATGGCCCGGTCTTATATCAGAAATGGTCGAAAAGTTTGCTACAG GTGACTTTCATGTTATAAATGGAATATTAAGAACAGCACATTCACTGTTCAAACGCTACAGATATGAATTTAAATCACAAAAGCTTTGGGAAGAAATAAAGCATGTCCTGGAAAACTTCGCTAAACCATTGACTGACTTATTTGTT GCTACCATAGATCTTACAACAAAACATGCAGATAATCCTCAAGCACTGAAGATAATATACAACTCCCTAGTGCTGATAAGTAAGGTTTTCTACTCCCTCAATTACCAAGATCTTCCAGAGTTCTTCGAGGATAATATGCCAATATGGATGCCTAATTTGCTGAATTTGCTACAAGTCAAGGTCCCATCCCTAGAAAGTAAA GATGATGACGATAAGCCTGGTGTAATGGAAGAATTACGCACTGAGGTGTGCGAATGTGCAGCTTTGTATGCTCTGAAGTATGAAGAGGAATTTGGTCCCTACGCCCCGGGGTTCGTCACGGCGGTTTGGAATGTGCTGCTGTCTACCAGCACGCATGCTAGATATGATGGT TTAGTTTCAAACGCTTTAACATTCCTCGCGAAAGTTGCGGAGAAGAACAGCTATAAAAGTCTATTTGAAGACCCGGCAACACTCAGCAGCATCTGTGAAAAGGTTGTCATACCGAATATGGAGTTTAGAG AGTCGGATATGGAGCTGTTCGAAGACAACCCCGAGGAGTACGTGAGGCGAGACATCGAGGGCTCCGACGTGGACACGAGGCGTCGCGCCGCCTGCGACCTCGTCAGGACTTTGGCGGTGCACTACGAGCAGAAGATCATGGCGACATTCGGTCAATACGTCGAG GTGATGCTGAAGAAGTACGAGGACAGCGGCAGGACGGCGTGGCGCGGCAAGGACACGGCTCTGTTCTTGGTGACGTCGCTGGCGTCCCGCGGGAGCACTCAAGCCGCCGGGGTGACGCGCGCCTCGCCCCTCGTAGACCTGGCTCAGTTTGCGCAAGCGCACGTTCTACCCGAGCTGGAAAAGCCCAACG TGAACGACGTGCCGGTGCTGAAGGCCGACGCCCTCAAGTACGTCATGACGTTCCGCTCGCTTCTGCCCAACGATCTCCTCGTCACCGCCTTCCCGCTTCTG GTCCGACACGTCAACGGGCGCGGCGTCGTCTGCACGTACGGCGCTTGCGCAGTAGAGAAGATGATAGCGGGCGGGATGGTGCCCCGTCAGGTCATCGAACCCCACGCCCCCGCCTTGCTCGCGGCCCTCTTTAACGCTCTCGGAAACGCCGCCGACCCCACGGAGCATAACGAATACGTCATGAAAG CCATACTCCGAACCCTTTCGTGCCTACGCGAGTCTGCGCTGAGCTACCTGGGCGAGGCCCTCCCGAAACTGGCCAGCCTGCTGGCGGCGGTGACCAAGAACCCTTGCAAGCCCCATTTCAACCATTACCTGTTCGAGACTCTGTCCCTGTCCGTTTC GCTTGTGGTGAAGGCGAATCCCGAGGCGATCGCGGCCTTCGAGGACGCCCTCTTCCCGATCTTCCAAGAGGTGCTGCAGAACGACGTGCAAG AATTCATGCCGTACGTGTTCCAAATGCTGTCGCTGCTGCTGGAGCTGCGGGGGGAGCGAGGGGCCGGCGGGGACGGGGAGGCGTACGGGGCCCTCTTGCCGTGCCTGGTCGCGCCTCCTCTATGGGAGCGCGCGGCCAACGTGCGGCCCCTGGTGAGGCTGCTCTGCGCCTTCATCGCCACCAGGGAACACCTGGTCAGGACGTCCGGCAAACTG CCGGCGATGCTGGGAGTTTTCCAGAAGCTGATCGCATCGAAGACCAACGACCACGAAGGGTTCTATTTGGTGCAGACGATGCTCTACAAATTTGGAAC CACTGACATGCAGCAATACACGAAGCAGATAATGACTCTGCTGTTCCAAAGGCTTTCCTCGTCGAAGACCACGAAGTACGTTCGGGGTCTGATCGCCTTTTTGGGATTCTTCGCGGCGCATTTCGGCGCGGACCCGCTCGTCGACGTCATCGACTCCATCCAGGCGAA CATGTTCGCGATGTACGTGGAGCGAGTGCTGATTCCGGACCTGCAGAAGGTGAGCGGGGCCCTGGAGCGGAAGGCGTCGGCGGTGGGCTGCGTCAAGCTGCTCTGCGACAGCGCTCACTTCGTCCGAGGGCCTCTCGCGCATCTCTGGCCGGGCCTCCTGCAG GCCCTGATATCTCTGTTCGAGCTGCCCGTGGACGAGACTTCTCTGCCGGACGACCACTTCATCGAAGTGGACGACGCTCCGGGCTATCAAGCGCAATACTCGCAGCTGGCCTGCGCACGCGCGAACAGCGCCGACCCCTTGGCTA GTATAGAAGATCCCAAACGGTACCTCGTGGAGAATCTGTCGCTCCTGTCGCAGTCTAACCCCGGATTGCTTCCCCCGAGAATCGCAGCCATGGATGAGCCCCACAGAAACGCCCTGCAGATGTACTTAGCCGGATCCAGTGTGCAAATTTGCTAA